The Streptomyces sp. NBC_01689 genome includes a window with the following:
- a CDS encoding MarR family transcriptional regulator — protein MRKAPSSLHQHASPALPEIGLVLELLEIAWERGRGTLSTAPLSTAQTRVMYIIEREPGINLSTLGRHLSAAAPSVTRLCDRLQAAGYLRRTPRPEDRREMQLELTDSGVAHLRKLRLRREQVLHQAMNRMTPDAQHALVTGLSALCDAVGEPALTIDREESA, from the coding sequence ATGCGCAAGGCCCCCAGCTCCCTCCACCAGCACGCCTCCCCCGCCCTGCCCGAGATCGGCCTTGTCCTCGAACTGCTCGAGATCGCCTGGGAGCGTGGCCGCGGCACGCTCAGCACCGCGCCGCTCTCCACCGCTCAGACCCGCGTGATGTACATCATCGAGCGCGAACCCGGCATCAATCTGAGCACGCTGGGCCGCCACCTCTCGGCAGCCGCGCCGTCCGTCACCCGCCTCTGCGACCGCCTCCAGGCAGCCGGATATCTCCGCCGGACCCCACGCCCCGAGGACCGCCGCGAGATGCAGCTGGAACTCACCGACAGCGGTGTCGCGCACCTGCGCAAGCTGAGGCTCCGCCGGGAACAGGTGCTCCACCAGGCCATGAACCGCATGACCCCCGACGCGCAGCACGCCCTCGTCACCGGACTGAGCGCACTGTGCGACGCCGTCGGCGAACCCGCCCTCACGATCGACCGCGAGGAATCCGCCTGA